A window from Aeromonas rivipollensis encodes these proteins:
- a CDS encoding LysE family translocator, producing MEISLLLSMSGFALAMSISPGPVNLVALGTGARYGFPASLRHVVGATLGFILLLLLMGLGLGGALSRWPVAAGAIHWGGVLFLCYMAWQLLVDRGQLERVEGAPPAFWYGALMQWLNPKAWLAASMGMGAYGVAGGLGQIALFTSVYLVICLGSIACWAYAGSCMQGLLLVPRRLRWFNRAMALLLLLSAAYLVRSA from the coding sequence ATGGAAATCAGTCTGTTGTTGTCCATGTCCGGGTTTGCCCTGGCCATGTCCATCTCCCCCGGTCCGGTCAACCTGGTCGCCCTCGGCACCGGCGCTCGTTATGGCTTTCCGGCCAGTCTGCGCCACGTGGTGGGGGCGACCCTGGGCTTCATCCTGCTGCTCCTGCTGATGGGGCTGGGCCTCGGCGGTGCCCTGTCCCGCTGGCCGGTCGCGGCGGGCGCCATCCACTGGGGCGGCGTGCTCTTTCTCTGTTACATGGCCTGGCAGCTGCTGGTGGACAGGGGGCAACTGGAGCGGGTCGAGGGGGCGCCACCCGCCTTCTGGTACGGGGCGCTGATGCAGTGGCTCAACCCCAAGGCCTGGCTGGCGGCCAGCATGGGGATGGGGGCCTACGGGGTCGCGGGCGGGCTGGGGCAGATCGCCCTCTTTACCTCTGTCTATCTGGTGATCTGCCTCGGCTCCATCGCCTGCTGGGCCTATGCCGGCAGTTGCATGCAGGGGTTGCTGCTGGTGCCTCGCCGACTGCGCTGGTTCAACCGGGCCATGGCGCTCTTGCTGCTGCTCAGCGCCGCCTATCTGGTGCGTTCAGCCTGA
- the glpE gene encoding thiosulfate sulfurtransferase GlpE translates to MDQFAHISAQDAHQKLEAGEARLVDIRDPQSFETAHAVGAFHLTNGSLVRFMNEVDFDTPVIVMCYHGNSSQGAAQYLLQQGYDAVYSLDGGFEAWRREFPIQAGDA, encoded by the coding sequence ATGGACCAGTTTGCCCATATCAGCGCCCAGGATGCCCACCAGAAGCTGGAGGCCGGTGAGGCCCGTCTCGTGGACATTCGCGATCCCCAATCCTTCGAGACGGCCCACGCGGTCGGCGCCTTCCACCTCACCAACGGTTCCCTGGTTCGCTTCATGAACGAGGTGGACTTCGATACCCCGGTGATAGTGATGTGCTATCACGGCAACAGCAGCCAGGGCGCCGCCCAGTACCTGCTGCAACAGGGCTATGACGCCGTCTACAGCCTGGACGGCGGCTTCGAGGCCTGGCGCAGGGAGTTCCCGATCCAGGCAGGCGACGCATGA
- a CDS encoding AraC family transcriptional regulator: protein MSRTEAGPDRHSFWHDPALPFIEARAVQDGRHVCYDKHSHAHFSIGAITGGHSHYLNQRSRQEVGPGSLVLMNPEEVHACNPIADQPWSYLMFYLDTDWLRSQQQEAGLGSEFRPFDMTASRDPLLYHGLQHLHHQLLQAPDPLAREVACHLFSRQLLARLTPARWDDRPPQHLQRAAELMQDDCASPLSLSQLSAVAGLTPSHFVRAFSHYYGMTPHAYLLDQRIRHARTLLRQGQPLAEVALASGFADQAHFQRQFKRRVAATPGQYRTQLARQAERTR, encoded by the coding sequence ATGAGCAGGACAGAGGCAGGGCCGGACAGACACAGCTTCTGGCACGACCCTGCCCTGCCCTTCATCGAGGCGCGGGCGGTGCAGGATGGCCGCCACGTCTGCTACGACAAGCACAGCCACGCCCACTTCTCCATCGGCGCCATCACCGGCGGCCACAGTCACTACCTCAACCAGCGCAGCAGGCAGGAGGTCGGCCCCGGTTCCCTGGTGCTGATGAACCCGGAAGAGGTGCACGCCTGCAATCCCATCGCCGACCAGCCCTGGTCCTATCTGATGTTCTACCTCGATACCGACTGGCTGCGCAGCCAGCAGCAGGAGGCCGGCCTCGGCAGCGAGTTTAGGCCCTTCGACATGACGGCGAGCCGGGATCCCTTGCTGTACCACGGCTTGCAGCACCTCCATCACCAGTTGTTGCAGGCGCCGGATCCCTTGGCCCGCGAGGTGGCCTGCCACCTGTTCAGTCGCCAGTTGCTGGCCAGGCTGACCCCGGCACGCTGGGATGATCGCCCGCCCCAGCACCTGCAGCGGGCCGCCGAGCTGATGCAGGACGACTGCGCCAGCCCCCTCAGCCTGTCACAACTGAGCGCCGTGGCCGGGCTCACCCCCTCCCACTTCGTGCGTGCCTTCAGCCACTATTACGGCATGACCCCCCACGCCTACCTGCTCGATCAACGCATCCGCCACGCCCGCACCCTGCTCAGGCAGGGGCAGCCCCTGGCCGAGGTCGCCCTGGCCAGCGGCTTCGCGGATCAGGCCCACTTCCAGCGCCAGTTCAAACGCCGGGTCGCCGCCACCCCGGGCCAGTACAGGACCCAGCTCGCCCGTCAGGCTGAACGCACCAGATAG
- the glpG gene encoding rhomboid family intramembrane serine protease GlpG, with translation MIQLLVLGDARMAQALVDYLATLGIPCELTQSELGVSVWLADELRLAQAQQEVKRFLAEPNHPRYMEASWQSGRADARIDYSKGMTDPVTDFLHQAGPLTLVVIIACLAIYALDAIGLPIFDELAFHPTLAQFTDWQAWRYVTPAFIHFSVLHLVFNLLWWWYLGGQIEQRLGSGKLFILLLVGAALPNIAEFFVSGPRFGGLSGVVYALLGYSWLRARLQPACGLTMPPALMGFMLIWLVLGFFDMLGTPTANMAHLIGLLVGLLQGWLDRHHRPA, from the coding sequence ATGATCCAGCTGCTGGTGCTGGGCGACGCCCGCATGGCCCAGGCGCTGGTGGATTACCTCGCCACCCTCGGCATCCCGTGCGAGCTGACCCAGTCCGAGCTCGGCGTCTCGGTCTGGCTGGCGGACGAGCTGCGCCTCGCCCAGGCCCAGCAGGAGGTGAAACGCTTCCTGGCCGAGCCCAATCACCCCCGCTACATGGAGGCCTCCTGGCAATCCGGCCGGGCGGATGCCCGCATCGACTACAGCAAGGGGATGACGGATCCCGTCACCGATTTCCTCCATCAGGCGGGCCCCCTGACCCTGGTGGTCATCATCGCCTGCCTGGCCATCTATGCCCTCGACGCCATAGGCCTGCCGATCTTCGACGAGCTGGCGTTCCACCCGACCCTGGCCCAGTTCACCGACTGGCAGGCCTGGCGCTACGTCACCCCGGCCTTTATCCACTTCTCGGTGCTGCACCTGGTGTTCAACCTGCTGTGGTGGTGGTATCTCGGCGGCCAGATCGAGCAGCGGCTCGGCAGCGGCAAGCTGTTTATCCTGCTGCTGGTCGGGGCCGCGCTGCCCAATATCGCCGAGTTCTTCGTGAGCGGCCCGCGCTTTGGCGGCCTCTCCGGGGTGGTCTATGCCCTGCTCGGCTACAGCTGGCTGCGTGCCAGACTGCAACCGGCCTGCGGCCTCACCATGCCGCCGGCCCTGATGGGCTTCATGCTGATCTGGCTGGTGCTCGGCTTCTTCGACATGCTCGGCACCCCCACCGCCAACATGGCCCATCTGATCGGTCTGCTGGTCGGCCTGCTGCAAGGCTGGCTGGACAGACATCACAGACCAGCGTGA
- the fre gene encoding NAD(P)H-flavin reductase, whose translation MQRIKCRVEELREYVDTIWHVALTPQQAVSFKPGQYLLVVMSDSDKRPFSIANSPTRSGVLELQIGATPENAYAGQVLARMREQGEIEIELAAGKAFLRDESPRPLILMAGGTGFSYARAILEYLIDTGSKRPVFLYWGVRQAHWLYEQGQMQQWERDYAPLTFIPVVQEPQADWTGKTGLVHKAIMDDFVSLHDYDIYVAGRFEMAGAAREEFKVLGAEPERIFGDAYEFI comes from the coding sequence ATGCAACGTATCAAGTGCCGCGTAGAGGAACTGCGCGAATATGTCGACACCATCTGGCACGTGGCCCTGACGCCGCAACAAGCGGTGAGCTTCAAGCCTGGCCAGTATCTGCTGGTGGTGATGAGCGATTCGGACAAGCGCCCCTTCTCCATCGCCAACTCGCCGACCCGCTCCGGTGTGCTGGAGCTGCAGATCGGTGCCACCCCGGAGAACGCCTACGCCGGTCAGGTGCTGGCCCGCATGCGCGAGCAGGGGGAGATCGAGATCGAACTGGCCGCCGGCAAGGCCTTCCTGCGTGACGAATCGCCGCGCCCCCTGATCCTGATGGCAGGCGGCACCGGCTTCTCCTACGCCCGCGCCATCCTGGAGTATCTGATCGATACCGGCAGCAAGCGCCCGGTGTTCCTCTACTGGGGCGTGCGCCAGGCGCATTGGCTCTATGAGCAGGGGCAGATGCAGCAGTGGGAGCGCGACTATGCGCCGCTGACCTTCATCCCGGTGGTGCAGGAGCCACAAGCGGACTGGACCGGCAAGACCGGCCTGGTGCACAAGGCCATCATGGATGACTTCGTCAGCCTGCATGACTACGACATCTATGTGGCCGGTCGCTTCGAGATGGCGGGTGCCGCCCGCGAGGAGTTCAAGGTGCTGGGTGCCGAGCCAGAGCGCATCTTCGGCGACGCCTACGAGTTCATCTGA
- the ubiK gene encoding ubiquinone biosynthesis accessory factor UbiK — MIDPKKLEEIAKQIHNALPPGIRSMGEEVEKKTRQVLQAQLNKLDLVSREEFDVQTKVLLRTREKLTALEAKLAQLEQQLGAKGE, encoded by the coding sequence ATGATCGACCCGAAAAAACTGGAAGAGATCGCCAAACAGATACACAACGCCCTGCCGCCCGGCATTCGCAGCATGGGTGAAGAGGTGGAGAAGAAGACCCGTCAGGTGCTGCAGGCCCAGCTGAACAAGCTGGATCTGGTGAGCCGCGAAGAGTTTGACGTGCAGACCAAGGTGCTGCTGCGTACCCGGGAGAAGCTGACCGCCCTCGAGGCCAAACTGGCCCAGCTGGAACAGCAACTCGGCGCCAAGGGCGAGTAA
- a CDS encoding VolA/Pla-1 family phospholipase: MKKKLIYAAVVSALLSGCGGSDDNKGDTSSYLDYLLSGTNAARPSALAARASDGTLKFSTETADLSNPVSALSTLDGWSTTQAIQIVPVTASGITVKAPSAAEFGASVAPLYLLELEFDSAALRPSGVKKVLTYGVDFVVAESAGKLNLVPLKPLNPSSYYMIVATDSLKDSSGNPLRAGSDYSNYKSTTGSNAQEQTISGLIALQEGLFKAATGITSDHVIFSDWFGTQSGADVLVAVKGAAASVLKSPTLDAAALWKQDALGNTSLPGTYTLAVTGSNTFLTQLDAENFLPQEQKDAIAAAVEANPQLKGLAGMTQVYTGTVKLPYFLSSPATAGSWDKARTQSWHGAIPSLYAIANALKAQDAEVIGGLVGAGVDPALLGELIADPSRQAELLAEASKLIGVTLTSGGKALDPEMNIGRFNPLPALEEVQSVPMRIFAAAPLANITDVIIYQHGVTSVKENAYALALGQIGAGAQASKNVAVVVIDHPLHGERGFALTGSLDSVTTSDNPTPYLNLSYLTVARDNLKQSVADLLGLRLAVGLANAKGAIGQKGLKVHFLGHSLGAIAGANLLAVANQPIGNAQADALFKFTTGGLAMPGGGIAPLLLNSPTFGPTIQMSVLTGGSAALKTAFTAYAPNCKTAAPTCFVNEFLPSLDAATQASAAGTLQSYSFAAQSVLDSADPINLGRGIATDFPLFATEVVGDGALSLSDRVIPNSIATAPLGGTEPLFKVLALQPLSATGAANHHATRFVAGGHSSLLAPDENFDPTGAVTSEMQTQFGSFFASDGTAVKVTDASLLKQ, encoded by the coding sequence ATGAAAAAAAAGCTAATTTACGCGGCCGTCGTCAGTGCGCTGCTGAGCGGTTGTGGTGGCAGTGACGACAACAAAGGCGATACCTCAAGCTATCTCGATTATCTGCTGAGCGGCACCAATGCGGCGCGCCCCAGCGCCCTGGCCGCCCGTGCCAGTGACGGCACCCTGAAGTTCTCGACCGAAACGGCCGATCTCTCCAATCCAGTCTCAGCCCTCTCCACCCTGGATGGCTGGTCCACAACCCAGGCGATCCAGATAGTGCCGGTGACTGCCTCGGGCATCACCGTCAAGGCGCCGTCCGCCGCCGAATTCGGTGCCTCAGTGGCCCCGCTCTACCTGCTGGAGCTGGAGTTCGACAGCGCCGCCCTGCGCCCGAGTGGCGTGAAGAAGGTGCTGACCTACGGGGTGGACTTCGTGGTCGCCGAGTCGGCGGGCAAGCTGAACCTGGTGCCGCTCAAGCCGCTTAATCCCTCCTCCTACTACATGATAGTGGCGACCGATTCACTCAAAGACAGCAGCGGCAACCCCCTGCGGGCGGGTAGCGACTACAGCAACTACAAGAGCACCACCGGCAGCAATGCCCAGGAGCAGACCATCAGCGGCCTGATCGCGCTGCAGGAAGGGCTGTTCAAAGCGGCCACCGGCATCACCAGCGACCACGTGATCTTCTCCGACTGGTTCGGTACCCAGTCTGGCGCCGACGTGCTGGTGGCGGTGAAAGGCGCGGCCGCTTCCGTGCTCAAGAGCCCGACCCTGGACGCTGCCGCCCTGTGGAAGCAGGACGCCCTGGGCAACACCAGCCTGCCCGGCACCTATACCCTGGCCGTGACCGGCAGCAACACCTTCCTGACTCAGCTGGACGCCGAGAACTTCCTGCCCCAGGAGCAGAAAGATGCCATTGCCGCCGCCGTTGAAGCTAACCCGCAATTGAAAGGTCTTGCCGGCATGACCCAGGTCTATACCGGTACGGTCAAGCTGCCCTACTTCCTCTCCTCACCGGCCACTGCCGGCTCCTGGGACAAGGCCAGGACCCAGTCCTGGCACGGCGCCATCCCCAGCCTCTACGCCATCGCCAATGCACTGAAGGCCCAGGATGCCGAGGTGATCGGCGGCCTGGTGGGCGCCGGTGTGGATCCGGCCCTGCTGGGCGAGCTCATCGCCGATCCGAGCCGTCAGGCCGAGTTGCTGGCGGAGGCGAGCAAGCTGATCGGGGTGACCCTCACCTCCGGCGGCAAGGCGCTGGATCCCGAGATGAACATAGGCCGCTTCAACCCGCTGCCGGCGCTGGAAGAGGTGCAGTCGGTGCCGATGCGGATCTTTGCCGCCGCGCCGCTGGCGAACATCACAGACGTGATCATCTATCAGCACGGCGTCACCTCGGTGAAGGAGAACGCCTACGCCCTGGCCCTTGGCCAGATCGGTGCCGGCGCCCAGGCGAGCAAGAACGTGGCCGTGGTGGTGATCGATCATCCGTTGCACGGTGAGCGTGGCTTCGCCCTGACCGGCAGCCTGGACTCGGTGACCACCTCCGACAACCCGACCCCCTACCTGAACCTGAGCTACCTGACGGTGGCGCGGGACAACCTGAAACAGAGCGTGGCGGATCTGCTGGGCCTGCGTCTGGCGGTGGGCTTGGCCAATGCCAAGGGTGCTATCGGTCAGAAGGGCCTCAAGGTGCACTTCCTGGGTCACTCCCTGGGCGCCATCGCGGGGGCCAACCTGCTGGCGGTGGCCAACCAGCCCATCGGCAACGCCCAGGCGGATGCCCTGTTCAAATTCACCACAGGCGGCCTGGCCATGCCGGGTGGCGGCATAGCCCCGCTGCTGCTGAACTCGCCGACCTTCGGCCCGACCATTCAGATGAGCGTGCTGACCGGTGGCAGTGCCGCCCTGAAGACGGCCTTCACCGCCTATGCGCCGAACTGCAAGACGGCGGCGCCGACCTGCTTCGTCAACGAGTTCCTGCCTAGCCTGGACGCCGCCACCCAGGCGAGCGCGGCCGGTACCCTGCAGAGCTACAGCTTCGCGGCCCAGTCGGTGCTGGATTCGGCGGACCCGATCAACCTGGGTCGCGGCATAGCGACAGACTTCCCGCTATTTGCCACTGAAGTCGTCGGCGACGGCGCCCTGAGCCTGTCGGATCGGGTGATCCCGAACAGCATTGCCACCGCTCCCCTGGGTGGCACCGAGCCGCTGTTCAAGGTGCTGGCCCTGCAACCCCTGAGCGCCACCGGGGCGGCCAACCACCATGCCACCCGCTTCGTGGCCGGTGGTCACAGCTCGCTGCTGGCACCGGACGAGAACTTCGATCCGACCGGCGCCGTCACCTCAGAGATGCAGACCCAGTTCGGCAGCTTCTTCGCAAGCGACGGTACCGCGGTCAAGGTGACCGACGCCAGCCTGCTCAAGCAGTAA